Proteins encoded in a region of the Lathamus discolor isolate bLatDis1 chromosome Z, bLatDis1.hap1, whole genome shotgun sequence genome:
- the ARL2BP gene encoding ADP-ribosylation factor-like protein 2-binding protein: protein MEDSDEETFDVAISSFSDAEFDAVVGHLEDIIMDDNFQLMQRTFMEKHYQAFDDSEENKLIYTCIFNEYIRLVEKYIEEKLLERIPGFNMTAFIMSLQQHKDEIAGDIFDMLLTFIDFLAFKEMFLDYRAEKEGRSVDLSSGLVVTSLNKSSMSSS, encoded by the exons ATGGAGGATTCTGATGAAGAAACTTTTGATGTAGCCAT ctcCTCCTTCTCTGATGCAGAGTTTGATGCAGTTGTTGGGCATCTGGAGGATATCATAATGG ATGACAATTTCCAGCTAATGCAGAGGACTTTTATGGAGAAGCACTACCAGGCATTTGATGactcagaagaaaacaagctcatctatacttgtatttttaatgaatat atccGTTTAGTAGAGAAATACATTGAAGAAAAGTTGCTTGAACGGATTCCTGGTTTCAATATGACCGCTTTCATAATGTCACTGCA ACAGCACAAAGATGAAATTGCAGGTGACATATTTGATATGCTTCTCACATTTATTGACTTTCTGGCtttcaaagaaatgtttctggATTACAGAGCT GAAAAGGAAGGCCGAAGTGTGGATTTAAGCAGTGGCCTAGTGGTGACTTCACTAAACAAATCATCAATGTCCTCCTCCTAG
- the PLLP gene encoding plasmolipin, with the protein MAGLSRSGAPRAAALPALDGAFVLSPLGGLMCAQAVLGLLVWTLIADTTYYLHAAYSWVMFVSIFFWIVTVLFFMTYLLQLQLKFYMVPWSLVLMIFNAVATVLYITAFVTCAAAVQPTSWRQWDYNRRAAASFFACLTMVAYGVSTFFSFRAWKGLGSNAATSQVTDHA; encoded by the exons ATGGCAGGGCTGTCCCGCAGCGGGGCCCCGCGCGCCGCCGCCCTGCCCGCCCTGGACGGCGCCTTCGTGCTCTCGCCGCTCGGGGGGCTGATGTGCGCCCAGGCC GTGCTGGGCTTACTGGTGTGGACTCTCATCGCTGACACGACTTACTACCTCCACGCTGCCTACAGCTGGGTGATGTTTGTGTCCATCTTCTTCTGGATAGTAACAGTCCTTTTCTTCATGACTTACCTTCTACAGCTTCAGCTCAAGTTCTACATGGTCCCCTGGTCCCTCGTG ctgATGATCTTCAACGCTGTGGCAACTGTCCTGTACATCACCGCCTTCGTAACGTGCGCGGCTGCTGTTCAGCCGACATCCTGGCGGCAATGGGATTATAACCGAAGAGCTGCGGCATCC ttctttgcctgcctcaccatggtcgcCTATGGGGTGAGTACCTTCTTCAGCTTCCGTGCCTGGAAAGGGCTTGGTAGCAATGCAGCCACCAGCCAAGTGACTGACCATGCATAA
- the LOC136005152 gene encoding fractalkine-like isoform X1 — MKVVSLQVLFALRVLCLVARAGGQPKAPLKCSTECGGFASGIAAKRIRSYRRTEPRCTKQAVIFITLKSVEICADPEEKWVKEIVEKLDQKKAEASLLSHGATLAAAPEEPGIFQKHVGLTVTAPSQATSHSEVSPESNRDSLKAPAPSTTSSIGIVSSQPTPFHKALVHGFDNAVGSTEEPVGHTANAMSDVRDMTSSSSNSEPMAVSKGSDHPVLPTNESLDPATAKTNTPDPDYRGSDPSSILDSMEIASVPTLNSTTATDKGPSVPTNKFFSSSVGAFGTTTFDYSSSVGKQEPSDILIFTSQAFLGQAGVQMTTERPNALPLPSFLSTSQTHFVIPVSVVCSLMLCSVAAVWLYLKFGVVTEEMSREMVQGLLYQQERHQNNVYPMEVI; from the exons ATGAAGGTTGTTTCTCTCCAGGTCCTGTTTGCGCTGAGGGTCCTGTGCCTGGTGGCCCGGGCTGGAG GGCAACCTAAAGCACCTCTGAAGTGTTCAACTGAGTGTGGTGGTTTTGCATCTGGCATAGCAGCAAAGCGGATAAGGAGCTATCGCAGGACTGAGCCCCGCTGCACCAAACAAGCTGTCAT atttattaCTCTGAAGTCTGTAGAGATTTGTGCAGATCCAGAGGAAAAGTGGGTGAAGGAGATTGTAGAGAAACTGGACCAGAAAAAGGCTGAAGCCTCCCTGCTTTCACATGGTGCCACCttagcagcagctccagaagagcctggtatttttcagaaacatgTTGGCCTTACTGTAACAGCTCCATCTCAGGCTACTTCCCACTCTGAAGTCAGTCCAGAGTCAAACAGAGATTCCTTAAAAGCTCCTGCACCTTCAACAACTTCTTCAATAGGTATTGTCTCCAGCCAGCCCACCCCGTTCCACAAGGCTCTAGTGCATGGTTTTGATAACGCTGTAGGATCTACAGAAGAACCTGTAGGACATACTGCAAATGCTATGTCTGATGTTCGAGACATGACTTCTTCTAGCTCAAATTCAGAACCCATGGCCGTTTCTAAAGGATCAGACCACCCTGTACTTCCTACAAATGAATCCCTGGATCCTGCAACTGCAAAAACCAATACACCAGACCCTGATTATAGGGGTTCAGATCCCTCCTCCATCCTGGACAGCATGGAAATTGCTTCAGTTCCTACTCTAAACTCCACAACTGCCACAGACAAAGGTCCTTCTGTCCCTACCAACAAGTTTTTCAGTTCCTCTGTAGGTGCTTTTGGTACCACAACATTTGATTATTCATCATCTGTAGGAAAGCAAGAGCCTTCAGATATATTAATTTTCACTAGTCAAGCATTTTTAGGCCAAGCCGGAGTGCAGATGACTACAGAAAGGCCGAatgctctgcctcttcccagcttcttgtCAACATCTCAAACACATTTTGTCATTCCAGTTTCTGTGGTGTGCAGTCTGATGCTTTGCAGTGTTGCTGCTGTATGGCTGTATCTAAAATTTGGGGTCGTAACAGAAGAAATGTCAAGAGAAATGGTGCAGGGCTTGCTTTACCAGCAGGAGAGACATCAAAATAATGTCTATCCAATGGAAGTAATCTGA
- the LOC136005152 gene encoding fractalkine-like isoform X2: protein MASVTPEGQPKAPLKCSTECGGFASGIAAKRIRSYRRTEPRCTKQAVIFITLKSVEICADPEEKWVKEIVEKLDQKKAEASLLSHGATLAAAPEEPGIFQKHVGLTVTAPSQATSHSEVSPESNRDSLKAPAPSTTSSIGIVSSQPTPFHKALVHGFDNAVGSTEEPVGHTANAMSDVRDMTSSSSNSEPMAVSKGSDHPVLPTNESLDPATAKTNTPDPDYRGSDPSSILDSMEIASVPTLNSTTATDKGPSVPTNKFFSSSVGAFGTTTFDYSSSVGKQEPSDILIFTSQAFLGQAGVQMTTERPNALPLPSFLSTSQTHFVIPVSVVCSLMLCSVAAVWLYLKFGVVTEEMSREMVQGLLYQQERHQNNVYPMEVI from the exons ATGGCTTCTGTCACTCCTGAGG GGCAACCTAAAGCACCTCTGAAGTGTTCAACTGAGTGTGGTGGTTTTGCATCTGGCATAGCAGCAAAGCGGATAAGGAGCTATCGCAGGACTGAGCCCCGCTGCACCAAACAAGCTGTCAT atttattaCTCTGAAGTCTGTAGAGATTTGTGCAGATCCAGAGGAAAAGTGGGTGAAGGAGATTGTAGAGAAACTGGACCAGAAAAAGGCTGAAGCCTCCCTGCTTTCACATGGTGCCACCttagcagcagctccagaagagcctggtatttttcagaaacatgTTGGCCTTACTGTAACAGCTCCATCTCAGGCTACTTCCCACTCTGAAGTCAGTCCAGAGTCAAACAGAGATTCCTTAAAAGCTCCTGCACCTTCAACAACTTCTTCAATAGGTATTGTCTCCAGCCAGCCCACCCCGTTCCACAAGGCTCTAGTGCATGGTTTTGATAACGCTGTAGGATCTACAGAAGAACCTGTAGGACATACTGCAAATGCTATGTCTGATGTTCGAGACATGACTTCTTCTAGCTCAAATTCAGAACCCATGGCCGTTTCTAAAGGATCAGACCACCCTGTACTTCCTACAAATGAATCCCTGGATCCTGCAACTGCAAAAACCAATACACCAGACCCTGATTATAGGGGTTCAGATCCCTCCTCCATCCTGGACAGCATGGAAATTGCTTCAGTTCCTACTCTAAACTCCACAACTGCCACAGACAAAGGTCCTTCTGTCCCTACCAACAAGTTTTTCAGTTCCTCTGTAGGTGCTTTTGGTACCACAACATTTGATTATTCATCATCTGTAGGAAAGCAAGAGCCTTCAGATATATTAATTTTCACTAGTCAAGCATTTTTAGGCCAAGCCGGAGTGCAGATGACTACAGAAAGGCCGAatgctctgcctcttcccagcttcttgtCAACATCTCAAACACATTTTGTCATTCCAGTTTCTGTGGTGTGCAGTCTGATGCTTTGCAGTGTTGCTGCTGTATGGCTGTATCTAAAATTTGGGGTCGTAACAGAAGAAATGTCAAGAGAAATGGTGCAGGGCTTGCTTTACCAGCAGGAGAGACATCAAAATAATGTCTATCCAATGGAAGTAATCTGA